The proteins below are encoded in one region of Scomber japonicus isolate fScoJap1 chromosome 2, fScoJap1.pri, whole genome shotgun sequence:
- the gprc5bb gene encoding G protein-coupled receptor, class C, group 5, member Bb, with translation MAVSPFIIICLLALTCYGSSYPSPPPRGCSEDVDPSYRVLCDLESVWGVVLEAVACSGGLASLVLSVLLLVKLHSISDPARRSGLGPLLLLLGTLLGLFTISLAFLVGKNQALCVVRRAFWGPLFALCFSSLLVQGVRLRKLVAGKMSPSGSSLAALGLALALVQGIISAEWVLLTVVREGHPACEYPPLDFALTCSYTLGLLLIAMGLSLGVVLCGGEFGAEGAGEEDGEGESEKRRWKCNAVWLFLSCLASALLWVAWLGFYLYGSQASRVKGKGERLGGGGKKDIKGLDEPALAVALVIQGWILLLFHAIPETHLCLRKPLQSNTQDFFDTSQTSPPPHFGDELPPHSHRPFPENQAFSLEEHSETLRSGTYHSGHGSMRPGIAFRGHVYQPTEMALVMNGGTMPTAPVNYTGRRLW, from the exons ATGGCTGTCAGCCCTTTTATCATCATCTGCCTCTTGGCACTGACTTGCTATGGCTCATCCTacccctctcctccacctcgGGGGTGCAGTGAAGATGTGGACCCTTCGTACAGAGTGCTGTGTGACCTGGAATCAGTCTGGGGTGTTGTTCTGGAGGCAGTAGCCTGCAGCGGTGGCCTCGCCTCTCTGGTCCTCTCTGTGCTTCTGCTGGTCAAACTTCACTCCATTTCTGATCCCGCCAGACGCTCCGGTCTGGGGCCTCTGCTCCTACTCCTGGGCACACTCCTCGGTCTTTTTACCATCTCTCTGGCTTTCTTGGTAGGGAAGAATCAGGCACTCTGTGTGGTCCGCAGGGCCTTCTGGGGGCCCCTTTTTGCCCTCTGCTTCTCCAGCTTGCTAGTCCAGGGTGTGAGGCTCAGGAAGCTGGTGGCCGGCAAGATGAGCCCATCGGGCAGCTCCCTGGCAGCACTGGGCCTGGCCTTGGCCTTGGTTCAGGGGATAATTTCTGCTGAATGGGTCCTGCTGACAGTAGTTAGGGAGGGTCACCCAGCCTGCGAATATCCACCTTTAGACTTTGCTCTGACATGCAGCTACACCCTAGGGCTGCTCCTCATAGCCATGGGCCTTTCTCTGGGGGTGGtgctctgtggaggagagtttGGGGCAGAGGGAGCAGGTGAAGaagatggagaaggagagagcgaAAAACGGAGATGGAAATGTAATGCTGTCTGGCTCTTCTTGTCCTGTCTGGCATCAGCATTGCTATGGGTGGCCTGGCTGGGGTTTTATCTTTATGGCAGCCAGGCTTCTAGggtgaaaggaaaaggggaaaggttaggaggaggtggaaagaaggacataaagGGATTGGACGAACCTGCGCTAGCAGTGGCCCTGGTCATTCAGGGCTGGATTCTGCTGTTGTTCCACGCTATTCCAGAGACACACCTCTGCCTCCGCAAACCTCTACAATCCAACACACAAGATTTCTTTGATACCAGTCAGACGTCCCCTCCTCCACATTTCGGAGATGAGCTTCCTCCACACTCTCACCGACCATTCCCAGAAAACCAGGCCTTCTCCCTGGAGGAGCATAGTGAAA CTCTCCGAAGTGGAACATACCACAGCGGCCATGGGAGTATGCGTCCTGGCATTGCCTTCAGAGGTCACGTCTACCAACCAACTGAAATGGCTCTGGTCATGAACGGTGGCACG ATGCCCACAGCCCCAGTTAACTACACTGGACGACGGTTATGGTAA
- the LOC128374691 gene encoding LITAF domain-containing protein-like — translation MEKGPQAPQSMAAPPYPGPPLDQSYQVQPHPQVIQPVQQPVYHYSPQQPQIVTPVTQVVMVQPMPTETPAQMNCPHCQNTVVTKIEYKNGTFTWVLFGVLGIIGCWPCCLIPFCVDSCKDVEHSCPSCNNVLHVYKRM, via the exons ATGGAAAAGGGTCCACAGGCTCCCCAGTCAATGGCAGCGCCGCCATACCCAGGCCCACCTCTGGACCAAAGCTACCAAGTTCAGCCTCATCCTCAGGTCATTCAACCTG TTCAACAACCTGTTTACCACTACAGCCCACAACAACCTCAGATCGTAACACCTG TGACCCAGGTGGTGATGGTGCAGCCGATGCCAACCGAAACTCCTGCACAGATGAATTGTCCCCACTGCCAAAACACTGTTGTCACTAAAATCGAGTACAAAAATGGTACATTCACCTGGGTGCTCTTTGGTGTACTAGGAATCATAGG ATGCTGGCCTTGCTGTTTGATCCCATTCTGCGTGGATTCTTGCAAAGATGTGGAGCATTCCTGCCCCTCCTGCAACAATGTCCTCCACGTCTATAAACGCATGTGA